The genomic region AATAATGATTCTACTGTTgtcaaagacaacaaaagaaatTGCTCTTCTTTGCCATAGATCTTCAGTGTTGTACTGTTGCCCTGGGCAACGGCCCTTTAACAAATATATGTGGTAATTTGCTGCTGAAAACTGTTCCCAAATTTGTTTGAGTAGCTCAACAAGAGAGATTGAAATTCAAATAAAGACATTCCAGGTTCAGGTCGCATTGTGGGATTAGTTGACAACAATGATAAAGATTATAAAGTAGAATAAAGTACACCTCATCCTTTAGGCCGGACCCGACACCAACAACTGCACAAATTTCCTCCAAAATCCAATGGTCTTTTTGACATGGACCATGTAAATCTCTTTCATTTCAGAGTACaacatctctgctgctgccatctCCATCTTCTGTCTGGGCTTTATAATACTGGGGTGTCTCTGTTTGGTGGGATCGTGTACTGGCAAGGGCAAAGGAAGAGACTACCTCCTCAAACCAGCTGGCATGTTCTTTGCATTTGCAGGTGAGTCCACTTAAACACAGAATCTTACATGTAgtgtctggaaaaaaacaggtttttacaCAACTCTCCTCCTTTCCCAGgtctgtgcatgtttgtctCACTGGAGGTGATGCGTCAGTCCGTCAAGCGAATGATTGAGAGTGAGGATACAATCTGGATCGAATACTACTACTCCTGGTCCTTTGCTTGTGCGTGCTCCGGCTTtgtcatcctcttcctcactggcATTGCCCTCCTGCTCCTATCCATGCCCCATATGCCCAGGAATCCATGGGAGACTTGCATGGATGCTGAGCCGGATCAAGTAGAGTGATGGCCGCACAGACTTACTAACGCGGGAGCAGAGCGACTGTGCCTTTTTATGGCCGGCAGGCAGACGACACGATGACAGAGTCTGGCTCTGGTGAGGATGGACAATaaccatgatggaaaaatgTTACCTCCCAACACTTACACAACAACCTGAATATTGTCCTTTGGTTggagttttaaatgtttactttgtCCTGCATACCCACACGGAGCGTCATATAGACAATTCCAATATTCGCCACCTTCCTGCGTCTGATTCACGGTGGAGAACCAGCGCTCAGATGTGACTTGTGGCGTTAATCACATTGTATCACAGACCTGGGCGAAATGGTACTACACCTGAAACGGCCCTTTGTGTTGCTCCCCTTTGCTCCTTATTCTTAACCACTTATTTTTTATCATCTGAAAAAACCAAAGACGTTTGACTGATTTCCGTGTTTTGTGTCCATAGTTAACGTTAACCCAAGTTTAATGGAAGTGCTGTTTTATGTTTGATATGtacatgatttctttgtgtgtgcCATGGAGCCGTGGAGTCACCTATCAGAAggaagacagaagaaaacaggTCGAATTGAAAATCTCTTTTAGTTCATTCATTTAGTACCCAAATAGATAAATATCCAATTAAAATAGAACTTTGAGAGCAAAACAGTAGCAcggagcaggtgtgtgtgtatgtggcagGCTGAATGCTAAACACCCACAGTCACAGCACAGcactgatggtgctggaaaagGTTCAGTTCCAGT from Solea senegalensis isolate Sse05_10M linkage group LG6, IFAPA_SoseM_1, whole genome shotgun sequence harbors:
- the LOC122770625 gene encoding voltage-dependent calcium channel gamma-1 subunit-like, producing the protein MHKSTKIKIAIFVLLVGMACTFTAVVTDHWAVLSPRVDKVNETCEAAHFGLWRLCKKQIFMGVDNFVEGRGCGPMSRAEAGNCTYFGHFTPGQESEIFEYKTQKEYNISAAAISIFCLGFIILGCLCLVGSCTGKGKGRDYLLKPAGMFFAFAGLCMFVSLEVMRQSVKRMIESEDTIWIEYYYSWSFACACSGFVILFLTGIALLLLSMPHMPRNPWETCMDAEPDQVE